The following coding sequences lie in one Populus nigra chromosome 15, ddPopNigr1.1, whole genome shotgun sequence genomic window:
- the LOC133673800 gene encoding uncharacterized protein LOC133673800, translated as MRVKPFALRSLSICLTILSIDLIIKLHDQDLIYNLLVLNLSREMTMFHKWGGSGRETVCSGRTRSVKEGPKPRWQVFWRKISGGRKRILNAALVTSVQASYDPDEYSQNFDQGTDWTKPEDLSRSFSARYADPSRALQKSNTIETLV; from the exons ATGAGAGTCAAGCCGTTTGCACTTCGTAGTTTATCCATTTGTTTGACTATTTTAAGCATCGATCTCATCATTAAGCTCCATGATCAAGATCTTATATATAACCTTTTGGTTCTCAATCTTTCTAGGGAAATGACGATGTTCCATAAATGGGGTGGCTCTGGAAGAGAAACTGTCTGTTCAGGTAGGACTCGAAGCGTCAAGGAAGGTCCAAAACCCAGATGGCAAGTGTTCTGGAGAAAAATAAGCGGAGGCAGGAAGAGAATACTCAATGCGGCTCTTGTTACATCAGTACAGGCTTCTTATGATCCGGATGAGTACTCTCAGAATTTTGATCAAGGCACAGATTGGACTAAGCCAGAAGACCTTTCAAGATCCTTTTCTGCTAGATATGCTGATCCTTCAAGAGCCTTGCAGAAGAGTAATACT ATCGAAACCCTAGTTTAA